In Onychomys torridus unplaced genomic scaffold, mOncTor1.1, whole genome shotgun sequence, a single genomic region encodes these proteins:
- the LOC118575864 gene encoding LOW QUALITY PROTEIN: putative sperm motility kinase W (The sequence of the model RefSeq protein was modified relative to this genomic sequence to represent the inferred CDS: inserted 1 base in 1 codon; substituted 1 base at 1 genomic stop codon), translating into MASTLEKNILDKDFRILTSFGSGGFGEVKLACHLPTHTQVVVKVLEKKKNSLAHINTEVEILQSVEHRNIVNFFHVIDTSSTTFDIMEYIVGKDLKYFLRGRDILKEDEVRPIFQHVVSGVHFLHQNRIAHHDIKLENILIDRAGNIKLCDFGMARQLAEGQMLVKTCGILCYLAPEILARKPYDGLVGDMWSLGVLLYVLVTGKFPYVESTIDGMYRSSLPQSIPFHTTCLKPCLTIIEQLLMVPSQNRITICQLQESEWLGNIKEHEPHATKEILPRVVEAMCTMGYTCEEIVSSLKHRQPSNLMATFNDLKYKLSCGDSLQQNQKPWLNGIPVGSPRLLSPLEQESQYPAFPPCTGEGKRHFHEEGVQGRARRCQSYKMLNSNSCQKIKPCAYXTVPQGDALMANVINSAPAHMAINMSSVERLSCDLFSGESALDGTPTRFLNMVFSTEEPFMGPNMPNDQPWDEPISXGSRPLRGWKLMKSIPHALKVLFSCSLPTPL; encoded by the exons ATGGCAAGTACCTTGGAAAAAAACATCCTTGACAAGGATTTCAGGATTTTAACATCTTTTGGCTCTGGTGGATTTGGGGAGGTGAAGCTTGCCTGCCATCTTCCTACACATACACAGGTTGTTGTCAAGGttctggagaagaaaaagaattctctGGCTCACATCAACACTGAAGTGGAGATACTTCAATCTGTGGAACACAGAAACATAGTTAATTTCTTTCATGTTATTGATACAAGTTCAACAACATTTGACATCATGGAGTATATTGTAGGAAAAGACCTGAAGTATTTCCTCAGGGGCAGAGACATTCTAAAGGAGGATGAGGTAAGACCAATATTCCAACATGTGGTTTCAGGGGTTCATTTTCTCCATCAAAATCGAATTGCTCATCATGatataaaattggaaaatatccTTATTGACAGAGCTGGCAATATCAAGCTTTGTGACTTTGGTATGGCCAGGCAGCTGGCAGAAGGGCAGATGTTGGTGAAGACCTGTGGTATCTTGTGCTATTTGGCTCCAGAGATTTTGGCAAGGAAACCCTATGATGGCCTGGTGGGGGATATGTGGAGCTTGGGTGTCCTCCTCTATGTACTGGTCACAGGAAAATTTCCATATGTAGAATCAACCATTGATGGTATGTACAGGTCATCACTACCACAAAGTATCCCATTCCATACTACTTGTCTGAAACCCTGTCTAACCATCATTGAACAATTACTTATGGTCCCCTCCCAAAACAGGATAACAATATGTCAGCTCCAGGAAAGCGAATGGCTGGGCAACATAAAAGAACATGAACCACATGCAACTAAGGAAATCCTTCCCAGGGTCGTGGAGGCCATGTGCACCATGGGATATACCTGTGAAGAGATTGTATCATCCCTAAAACACAGGCAACCAAGTAATCTAATGGCAACCTTCAATGACCTCAAATACAAACTGAGCTGTGGGGACAGCCTTCAGCAGAATCAGAAGCCATGGTTAAATGGCATTCCTGTAGGTTCTCCTCGCCTCCTTTCTCCCCTTGAACAGGAGAGCCAGTATCCAGCCTTCCCACCATGtacaggagaaggaaagagacattTTCATGAGGAGGGTGTGCAAGGAAGAGCTAGGAGATGCCAAAGCTACAAAATGCTCAACAGTAACTCATGCCAGAAAATAAAGCCCTGTGCATATTAAACTGTCCCCCAAGGAGATGCCCTGATGGCTAATGTCATCAACAGTGCTCCAGCACACATGGCAATCAACATGAGTTCTGTGGAGAGACTGTCTTGTGATCTCTTCTCAGGTGAATCAGCCCTGGATGGAACACCCACCAGGTTTCTGAACATGGTCTTCTCTACAGAGGAACCATTCATGGGACCCAACATGCCCAATGACCAGCCCTGGGATGAACCTATAT TTGGATCCAGGCCACTAAGAGGCTGGAAGCTAATGAAGAGCATTCCCCATGCCCTGAAAGTACTGTTTTCATGCTCCTTGCCTACTCCCTTGTGA